From the Candidatus Nanopelagicus hibericus genome, the window TATTTACCGCTCTTCGCATTCCTTCGATGTTGCATTTATGCAAGCCAAGTGAATCAATTTCTGCAGGTGCAATTTCAATTATGGCATAAGTAAGACAATTACTGATTACAACATCAAAAAGTGCTTCTCGCTTAGATTCACTTAGCTCTTTTGAGTCTCTGACATCTGCCAGAAGATTGGAGAGTGGGTCCTTTAGAATTGCAGCGGCAATAACTAGTGGACCAGCACATGGTCCGCGACCTGCTTCATCCACTCCGGCAATATTTTTAATACCCACCTTAAGCAGATTTTGCTCGATCATAAAACTTAAGGTTTGTCTTTGACAGGTATCTTTTTTAAGTCCTCGCCTTTTTCAATTATTGAGACATTACCGATTGGCCAAACTATAAAGCTGGCCCTGCCAACAACTTTACTTAACGGAACTAAGCCATTATTTGCAGAATCTGGCTGATATCTGGAATCAGCACTGGCCGCTCGATGATCACCCATCACCCAAATAAATCCGGCTGGGACATCTATATTAAACTTAGTATCACTTGGTTTATCGCCATCAAATATATATGGCTCATTTATTGCGACGCCGTTTACCTGCAACTTTCCACTTGGATCACAACAGGTGACATTATCTCCACCCACGCCAATTACGCGTTTAATCAAATACTGCTTGGCTGGATCTGGAATAACTCCAACCATTATTAGACCAGATTTTAGCTTTCCGATTAAAGCTGAATCATTTGACTCTGATACTGAACCAAGCCAATTATCTGGATCGCCAAAAACTACTACCTCTCCTCGCTTGATATCGCTGAACAGCGCGCCAAATTTATTGACCGCAATTCGGTCACCAATTTGTAAAGTATTTTCCATCGAGCCTGAAGGAATATAGAAAAAATGCAGAAAAAAGGTTTTAATTACGATTGAAACTACTAATGCCGAAACTACAATAATTGGTAGTTCGCGAAGGAAGGAGCCCTTCTTTGGCATATGTTTGAAGTTACTTAAGCTTGTGGAGTTTCATCCGCAACAGCTTCAGCAACAGCCTCTGCAACTGGTGCTTCTTCGACAACTGGCGCAGCCTCTGCAACAGGTGCTGCTTCAACAACTGGCGCAGCCTCTGTAACTGGTGCTGCTTCAACAACAGGTGCAGCTTTTGCGGCTAAACGCTCTGCAGCTTTTTTCTTTAAAGTTGTTGCACCATCTGCTGGCTCATTCATAGCTTCTTTAACGGCAGCCTCATACGCCACTCGCTTATCAATCCGTGCTGGCTGTGGTTTAACCGATCCTTCGGTCCCTGGCAAGCCGTTTGCTTTTTGATAATCACCTGTCAACTTCAATAATGCAGTAACCGCCTCAGTTGGTTGTGCACCAACGCCCAGCCAATATTGCACGCGCTCTGAGTTAACTTCAATTAGAGATGGTTCAGATGCTGGTGAGTAACGACCAATTTCTTCAATGGCTTTTGAGTTTCTTGCCGAACGAGAATCTGCAATCACAATACGAAAATGAGGCGTGCGAATCTTTCCAAGACGCATTAATTTAATCTTTACTGACACAAAACTCCCTATAGAAAATTAGACGGCATTTCTTTCGTAAACAGCGGGGGCGTTTACTTCCAGAGATAACCTTGCGGACAAAAATTGCTGTGGGTTAGAGGGTCCCATTAGCAGATGGCTAATCTTGCCAGCAGATGGGGCTAAACCCAAATTGGCTTACTTTCCCTCTTCCAACGCCCGTTTAGCAGGGTTACCTGAGCGGGACTTTTTCTTTGGAATTTCAATCTTATTTTGTGGCACTTGCCCACCACCTATACCGGCAAAACTTGGCAATCCTGCAGCAGGATTTTTACCTCTCATTTGTTTCATCATTTTTTGTGCTTGGCTAAACCGCTCAACCAAAGAGTTGATTTCTGAGATTGCGCGACCGCTGCCTTGCGCTATACGGGCTCGCCTAGAACCATTTAGAATTTTAGGATTTCGGCGTTCAAGCGGCGTCATAGATTCAATGATTGCCCTACTCCTAACTAATTCTGATTCATCAAAATTTTCTATTTGCTTTTTCATTCCAGTAGCACCGGGTAGTAAACTCATCAATTTGCTTATGCTGCCCATATTTTTCATTGCCTCAAGTTGAGAGAGAAAATCTTCGAAGGTGAAATCTTCACCCTTAACAAACTTCTCTTCTAATTTCTTTGAAGAATCCTCTGGCATGGCTCGCTTTGCCTGCTCTGCTAGGGATGCCACATCTCCTAGCCCCAGAATCCGAGATGACATTCGTTCTGGATAAAAAGGCTCAAAATCATTTATTTTTTCACCGGTTGAGGTAAAAATTATTGGCTTACCTGTTAATTCAACTACTGAAAGTGCAGCGCCGCCCCTGGCATCACCATCAAGCTTGGTTAGCACTATGGCATCGAAACCGACCCCTTGGGCAAATGCTTTTGCAGTAAAGGCGGCATCCTGACCGATCATTGCGTCAACAACAAAAAACACCTCATCTGGATTTACTGCATTTCGCACATTTGTTACTTGTTGCATCATCTCTTCATCGATTCCGGTGCGACCTGCAGTATCAATAATCACGAAGTTGTGCAGCTTTTCGGTAGCGAATCTCAGACCTGCCCGAGCCACCTCAACTGGATCACCCACTCCATTTCCAGGCTCTGGAGCAAAAACAGGAATTTTGATTGATTGACCAACAACTTGAAGTTGAGTTACCGCGTTTGGCCGCTGCAGGTCAGCTGCCACAAGTAGTGGTGTATTTCCTTCACTCTTGAAGTAGTTTGCCAATTTTCCCGCCAATGATGTTTTTCCGGCACCTTGCAAGCCAGTTAATAAAATTACCGTTGGTGCAGTTTTGGCGTACCTAACTCTGCGAGTATTTCCGCCTAAGGTCAGGGTTAATTGATTGTTGACGATTTCAAATATTTTCTGCGATGGATTTGTGCTTCTATTTATTTCATCGCTTTTCTCTTGAAATTTCTCTAGGATTTTGGCAGAGAAATTATCAGCCACCGCAAGAGCAACATCAGAGTCTAATAGAGCTAATTTTATATCCTGGGCGAATTCAACTAATTGTGGTTGTGTGACTTTGCCACGTAGGCCAGAAAATACTGTAGAAAATCTCTGGCCTAACGCTTCGAACATGGAGGCATCTTACATATTATTTAGATAGCGCTTTCACCACTCTCACCAGTTCTCACTCGAGTGACTGACTCAACTGATGTTGCCCAAACTTTTCCATCACCAATATTCCCGGTTCGAGCAGCATCTACAATCACCTTGATTGCTTTATCTACTTCCCCACTGCTAACTAATACTTCCAACCTAAGCTTTGGTATTAGATCAACTTTGTATTGAGCACCCCGATAAACCTCAGTTAACCCAAGTTGGCGACCAAACCCTTTTGCCTCTGAAACAGTCATGCCAGTGATCCCAGCACCAACTAAAGCTTCTTTGATGGCATCAAGTTTTTGTGGCTTAATGATTGCAGTTATTAACTTCATGATCTAAAACCTCCACTTGAACTAGTTGTTAATTCATATCCGGTTTCAGCATGTTGATCGTAATCAATTCCTGACACCTCAGCCTCCTCTTTTACTCGCAAACCGATAGTTTTATCGATAGCAAAGCCGATAATCAGTGTTGCGATAAATGAATAGGCAAGTACAAAGAAAGCACCAAAAGCTTGCTTGCCCAGTAATACAGTTCCGCCACCATAGAAGATTCCATCTAAGCCCAGGCTATTTATCGCGCTGCTGCCAAAAAATCCGATTGATAAACAGCCCCATAGTCCACCAACTAAGTGCACACCGACTACATCTAGTGAGTCATCAAAGTTAAAGATATATTTAAGGCCAACTGCTAAGGCACAAAATACTCCGGCCAGTAAGCCAATTACGACAGCAGCCCATGGTGCAACAAATGCACATGCAGGTGTAATAGCAACTAAACCAGCTATCGCGCCAGATGCCACGCCTAAGGAAGTCGGATGGCCATCTCTGATTTTTTCAACCAATAACCAGCCAAGTGCTGCTGCTGCAGTTGCTACTTGTGTATTCAGCAATGCAAGTGCTGCAACACCATTTGCGCCTAATGCTGAGCCAGCATTGAAGCCAAACCAACCGAACCACAAAAGACCAGCCCCGATTAAAACCAACGGCAGAGAGTGAGGTCGCATCGATTCACGGCGCCAACCGACTCGTCTACCCAAAATAATCGCCATGGCTAATCCGGCCGCACCAGCGTTGATATGAACCGCTGTACCACCAGCAAAATCTTCAACACCACGAGCTGCTAGGAATCCAGCACCAGTAACGGTGTCGCCAACTTTATTGCCAAATGCAAATACCCAATGTGCAACTGGGAAATAAACCAAAGTTACCCAAATTGCAACGAAAACTGCCCAAGCAGTAAATTTCGTTCGATCTGCAATTGCACCAGATATAAGTGCTGGTGTAATTATTGCAAACATCAATTGAAACGCTGCAAATGCTAATAATGGAATTGGATATACACCGCCATTGTTGGTTAACTCATTTACCGCACTCCCCAAACCTGATAATGAGATCTCGCCATACCATTGTGAATTAGCTTTATAACCAAAAGCTAGCTTGAAGCCATAAATAACCCAAAGCACACTAACGATGCCAATTGTTACCATAGACATCAACATCATATTTAATACACTCTTTGCTCTGACCATTCCACCATAAAAAAGTGCTAGGCCCGGTGTCATCAAAAGCACCAATGCAGTACTGGCTAACACCCATGCGGTATCACCAGAATTTAAAATTACCTCAGCCATTTAATCTCCATTTTTCAATCAGTTTTGGATAAATATGGGAAACCTCGTCGTTGAGATGGCATAACTATGCATAGGGCGGGTTAAAACAGGCGCTCTTTAAGGTTTCAACCTCGTGACAGTTTTACCTCTTATGTTAAAAGTATGTTACTTAGCCAAATAAAGCTTGGATATACCGATCCGGGTCAAAGGGGGCAAAGTCTTTTATCTGCTCACCTGTCGCGACAAACTTGATCGGCACTCCGCTCTCCTTTTCGACCGCCAGCGCTACTCCGCCCTTAGCTGAACCATCTAGTTTGGTAATAATAAATCCGGTGACCCCCACTGCCTCAATAAACACCTTCGCCTGATTCATTCCATTTTGCCCAGTGGTGGCATCAATTACTAACAAAATCTCATCTACTGAAGATTGCTTCTCGATTACTTTTATTACCTTACCCAACTCTGCCATCAAATTTTGCTTAGTGTGCAATCGGCCAGCGGTGTCAACAATTAAATAATCATAACTTTCTGCTTTAGCTTTTTCAACTGCAGAATATGCAACCGAGGCGGGATCACTGTTGACTTGCCCAATAACTATTTCAGTTTTAATTCGTTCAGCCCAAGTGTGCAACTGATCCGTAGCGGCGGCGCGAAAAGTATCTGCAGCGGCTAACAAAACTTTATTACCGCTATTTTTAAGCATACTAGCGATTTTCGCTACAGAGGTAGTTTTCCCAGTTCCATTAACACCAACTATCAGAATGGTTTTTAGGGAGGTATCTCCTGATATTAAAGTGCGATCTTTTTTACTTAGCCAGTTAGAGATCACCTGGGATATCGCAGTTTTTGCATCCTCTGGCTTTACCGACTTAGCGGTAGTGATGACTTGATCTATTAAATCTACGCCTAGATCTGCAGTAATTAAATTGACTCTTATTTCATCCCATTCTTGTTCACTTATTGCACCAGAACGTAAGGCAGTGAATAAGCGTTGAAATAAACTCATTTACTTTTTAGGAAACTGCGTCAACTTCACGTATGCGCTGAGAGATAACTTCACTGACCCCATCACCACGCATAGTCACTCCATATAATGCATCAGCAATCTCCATGGTTCGCTTTTGGTGGGTAATGATAATTAATTGAGATTTCTCACGAAGCTCTTCAAAAACTCCAAGCAGCCTTCCTAAATTTGTGTCATCTAATGCCGCCTCAACCTCATCCATTACATAAAATGGCGAAGGTCGCGCTTTAAAGATGGCAATTAATAGGGCAACTGCAACTAAGGAACGTTCACCTCCAGAAAGCAGCGACAGACGCTTAACTCGCTTGCCAGGAGGCCTGGCCTCAACATCAATTCCAGTTGTTAACATATCTGACGGATTTGTAAGAATTAATTTTCCATCGCCACCAGGGAATAATCTTGCAAAAACTAATTCAAATTCTCGAGCGGTATCTTCATAAGCTTGAGTAAATATCTGCTGGACTCGGTCATCAACCTCTTTAATAATCTCTAATAAGTCCTTCTTTGTCTTCTTGAGGTCTTCTAACTGCTCCGCAAGATAGCGCAGTCGCTCTTCCAGTGATGAGTACTCTTCTAGAGCTAATGGATTAATTTTACCCAGCAGAGTTAATGATCGTTCTGCTTGCGATAACCGCTTCTCTTGTTGGTCTCTTCGGTATGGGATCAGATCACCGGGTACAAACTCACCTTGCTCGTTTTCATAAAATGTTGGTACATCATTGCTTGGACCATATTCGTTTAGCAGGGTGGTCACATCAATTCCAAGCTCCTCCACCGCCTTATTCTCCATTTGCTCAATCCTTAGCCGCTGTTCGGCACGTGTAATCTCATCTTTGTGCACACTTGAGGTGAGTTTTTCTAATTCAATTGCTAACTCTCTACTGATCGTGCGCAAACTTAGAATTTCACCCTCTCGCTCTGATCGTGAAGTTTCTAATCTGGCCCGTTCAGATCCAGCGCGAGAAATTGATGATTCAATTTGAATCAATGCCTCATAGGCAGTGTCGGCAATCTGCTGCGCAGTTATCGCTGCCTGAGCACGATTTTCTCGCCGTGAAATTGATTTAGAAGCAGCATCTCTCTCCGTCTTCGCCTGATTCTCCAATGCTAAAGCTCGTTGTGCGATTGCATCTTTACGCTCTTCAATAGTGCGCAAATTAAGTCGTGCCTCAACCTCTTTGGATCGCGCACCTGA encodes:
- a CDS encoding ribonuclease HII encodes the protein MIEQNLLKVGIKNIAGVDEAGRGPCAGPLVIAAAILKDPLSNLLADVRDSKELSESKREALFDVVISNCLTYAIIEIAPAEIDSLGLHKCNIEGMRRAVNTLEITPEYILTDGYPIPGLTTPNLSVWKGDQVAISISAASILAKVYRDRIMISFDKQYPQYGFASHKGYITESHTEAIKKHGVLPIHRKSFSNIAALLK
- the lepB gene encoding signal peptidase I, which gives rise to MPKKGSFLRELPIIVVSALVVSIVIKTFFLHFFYIPSGSMENTLQIGDRIAVNKFGALFSDIKRGEVVVFGDPDNWLGSVSESNDSALIGKLKSGLIMVGVIPDPAKQYLIKRVIGVGGDNVTCCDPSGKLQVNGVAINEPYIFDGDKPSDTKFNIDVPAGFIWVMGDHRAASADSRYQPDSANNGLVPLSKVVGRASFIVWPIGNVSIIEKGEDLKKIPVKDKP
- the rpsP gene encoding 30S ribosomal protein S16 — encoded protein: MSVKIKLMRLGKIRTPHFRIVIADSRSARNSKAIEEIGRYSPASEPSLIEVNSERVQYWLGVGAQPTEAVTALLKLTGDYQKANGLPGTEGSVKPQPARIDKRVAYEAAVKEAMNEPADGATTLKKKAAERLAAKAAPVVEAAPVTEAAPVVEAAPVAEAAPVVEEAPVAEAVAEAVADETPQA
- the ffh gene encoding signal recognition particle protein: MFEALGQRFSTVFSGLRGKVTQPQLVEFAQDIKLALLDSDVALAVADNFSAKILEKFQEKSDEINRSTNPSQKIFEIVNNQLTLTLGGNTRRVRYAKTAPTVILLTGLQGAGKTSLAGKLANYFKSEGNTPLLVAADLQRPNAVTQLQVVGQSIKIPVFAPEPGNGVGDPVEVARAGLRFATEKLHNFVIIDTAGRTGIDEEMMQQVTNVRNAVNPDEVFFVVDAMIGQDAAFTAKAFAQGVGFDAIVLTKLDGDARGGAALSVVELTGKPIIFTSTGEKINDFEPFYPERMSSRILGLGDVASLAEQAKRAMPEDSSKKLEEKFVKGEDFTFEDFLSQLEAMKNMGSISKLMSLLPGATGMKKQIENFDESELVRSRAIIESMTPLERRNPKILNGSRRARIAQGSGRAISEINSLVERFSQAQKMMKQMRGKNPAAGLPSFAGIGGGQVPQNKIEIPKKKSRSGNPAKRALEEGK
- a CDS encoding P-II family nitrogen regulator, which produces MKLITAIIKPQKLDAIKEALVGAGITGMTVSEAKGFGRQLGLTEVYRGAQYKVDLIPKLRLEVLVSSGEVDKAIKVIVDAARTGNIGDGKVWATSVESVTRVRTGESGESAI
- a CDS encoding ammonium transporter, yielding MAEVILNSGDTAWVLASTALVLLMTPGLALFYGGMVRAKSVLNMMLMSMVTIGIVSVLWVIYGFKLAFGYKANSQWYGEISLSGLGSAVNELTNNGGVYPIPLLAFAAFQLMFAIITPALISGAIADRTKFTAWAVFVAIWVTLVYFPVAHWVFAFGNKVGDTVTGAGFLAARGVEDFAGGTAVHINAGAAGLAMAIILGRRVGWRRESMRPHSLPLVLIGAGLLWFGWFGFNAGSALGANGVAALALLNTQVATAAAALGWLLVEKIRDGHPTSLGVASGAIAGLVAITPACAFVAPWAAVVIGLLAGVFCALAVGLKYIFNFDDSLDVVGVHLVGGLWGCLSIGFFGSSAINSLGLDGIFYGGGTVLLGKQAFGAFFVLAYSFIATLIIGFAIDKTIGLRVKEEAEVSGIDYDQHAETGYELTTSSSGGFRS
- the ftsY gene encoding signal recognition particle-docking protein FtsY; protein product: MSLFQRLFTALRSGAISEQEWDEIRVNLITADLGVDLIDQVITTAKSVKPEDAKTAISQVISNWLSKKDRTLISGDTSLKTILIVGVNGTGKTTSVAKIASMLKNSGNKVLLAAADTFRAAATDQLHTWAERIKTEIVIGQVNSDPASVAYSAVEKAKAESYDYLIVDTAGRLHTKQNLMAELGKVIKVIEKQSSVDEILLVIDATTGQNGMNQAKVFIEAVGVTGFIITKLDGSAKGGVALAVEKESGVPIKFVATGEQIKDFAPFDPDRYIQALFG